From Tachyglossus aculeatus isolate mTacAcu1 chromosome 12 unlocalized genomic scaffold, mTacAcu1.pri SUPER_6_unloc_1, whole genome shotgun sequence, the proteins below share one genomic window:
- the LOC119921013 gene encoding calmodulin-A-like, whose translation MSHQLSEEQVAKCKEAFELFDQDSDGTITTKELGTVLQSLGQNATEAELKAIIGKVDTDGNGKVDFPEFLSLMAQVMKEPKAEDGIREAFRMFDKDGNGYVSAAELRQVLATLGETLTDEEVDEMIQVADTDGDGKVNYEEFVLVLKGK comes from the coding sequence ATGTCCCACCAACTGTCCGAGGAGCAGGTTGCCAAGTGCAAAGAGGCCTTTGAGCTGTTCGACCAAGACAGTGACGGCACCATCACCACCAAGGAGCTGGGCACGGTCTTGCAGTCCCTGGGGCAGAACGCCACCGAGGCGGAGCTCAAGGCGATCATCGGCAAGGTAGACACCGACGGCAACGGCAAGGTCGACTTCCCCGAGTTCCTGAGCCTGATGGCGCAGGTGATGAAGGAGCCGAAAGCCGAGGATGGTATCCGTGAGGCCTTCCGGATGTTTGACAAGGACGGCAACGGCTACGTCAGTGCAGCCGAGCTGCGGCAGGTGCTGGCCACGCTGGGGGAGACGCTGACAGATGAAGAGGTGGACGAGATGATCCAGGTGGCTGACACGGACGGAGACGGGAAGGTGAACTACGAGGAGTTCGTCCTTGTACTGAAGGGGAAGTGA